In Flammeovirga kamogawensis, the sequence AAGTTGAACAAGAAGATACAAATGCTGTAATAGCTATTACCAAAATATAAAGGATATTATTTTTCATATAATTTAATTCGTGAACAAATGATTTATGTTTGATGTTAAACTATACGTCGTTTGTTTAGGTTACGAACTTTTGTGTTTTGTTATCCTATGGTAATTTTTGATAGGGCTTTTGTCTATTTTATTGATGTTTGATAAGAAATTTTGACGAAAAAAAGGGGTGTATTAATAAAAGTGGATTCTTTAGAAAGAAAGCTTGCAGATAAATTTCATTGTATTTATATTATATAACATTAAGATTTTTTTATAAAAAGAAACAAAGAATTAATTTTAGTGTTTATAACAATACTATCGTTTTCAAACTACAAGTCTCCTAGAATTACTACTGTGAAAAATCTACTACTCATAATATCATTACTGTTCTGTGCAGTTCAGTTTTGTAATGCAACAAGTACAATCAATAACGAAAGGTTGTATGTTGACTCTCTTACTACTTTACAACAGAGTGGAAGATTGATAGAAGCCAAAGAATTATCTATTCAATGGATAAATAAGATAAAAGAACAACATGGTGAGGTGTCTGTTCAACTTGTTGTGCCATTAATTTTTTCGTCAAAATTAGGTATTGGTAGAAGAGAGTATAAACTTTCTATTCATCATTTAGAAGAGGCGATTGCCATAATGAACAAAACTACTGGATGGTTATACCCAGATTACGGGTTGGCGTTAAATCTTCTAATTTTATGTAAAACCCAACAACATGATTTGTTTGGGGCCTTAGGTTATTTAAACGAAGTAGAAGTTATTTATCAGAAAACACTATCAACAGAACATATTGATTATGGATATACCATTTTAAATAAAGCATTAATAGAACAACTAAAAGGTAATTTTTTAAATGCTGAAGGTTTCTTTTTTGATGCTTTAGAATTTAATGAAATACAATACAACACATCAGGAAGAGTTTTTATTCAAACAGAATGGATTAAAGTTTTACTTGCTGATTTGTATGTACAATGGTATAAACCGAAAGAAGCTACAGAACTTTTAAAAATGGTAGATAAAGCTGTAGTAGATCTAAATCAGTTAGACAGCCCGTTATATGCACAGGTAGTCTTAACTTATGGAGATGCAATGATGCTTAAAGAAAACTTTGATATAGCACTTTCTTACTATAATAAATTTGAAAAGAACATAGCGATAACATTAGGGAAGTCACATCCTTGGTATTTTATAGGTCTACATAAAATTGCAAAAGTATATAAAAGACAATCTAAGTTTGAAACAGCTAAACGTTTATTAGTAAACATAGAAGGACACTATAATCCAGAGTTTTTTGATAAAAATGAATTTACAGAAGTGTTATTAGATCTTGCAAAAATTAATATCAACCAAGGTTATATTCAAAATGCAGAAGACTATTTAGCAAAAATTCAAACTACGAATTATGATAAAAGAAGCCTGAAATATTATTATCTAAGTCTAAAAGGAAAATTAAGTTTTATGAAAGGTGATTATATTGATTCTGAACTACATGTAACAGAATTAATATCACTTATAAGACAAGAGAAAGTTTATTATTCACCTCATTACAATACTGCTGTAGTTACATTAGTAGACCTTGATTTAATTTTAGGTAGGTTAGAAGATGCAAAGAAAGCAGCATCAACAGAACTTAATTTTCTCACCAAAAGAGAAATGTCGAATTCTATAGATTTTATAAAGATTGTATTGAGTGATATTAGTGCTGCTTTAGCATTAGAAGATACTGTTGGAGCATTAGTAAGAATAGAAAATTGCGAAAAGCTAATTTTAGAAAAATGCCAAAAATACCATTACTTAATGGTACGTGTAAACTACTTAAAAGGAATTTACTTTACTTTAAGAAATGAACTTGATAAAGCACAAGAAGCCTATGCGTTAGCTTTAACAATTTCTCAGAAATTAGGTATCCAATCTGGCGAATATTATTCGCTAATAATTATTGATGCAATAGCAAATATTCTTGTAGATAAAGGGGAACTTGATAATGCTTTAGAACAATACAACAAGCTTACAAATTCGTTTAGTGAAGCATCTATATATCAACCTGCATTACTAGGAAGAATAGCCTATATTAAAGCTTTAAAAGGTGAAATGAGACAAGCTGAGAAAATAATTATTAAGGCAACAAATATGCGCTTTTCTCAGTACGAAAAGAACCTAAAGTTCTCTAGCGAAGATGAGAAAATTCAATACATACATAATACTAAAAAAGTGTTTTCATTTTTCTTTACCATATTTATTATGCAAGGAGATAATGTATCTGATGCAATGTTGAGCCAATGTTACAATATTCAATTGAATTATAGAAAGTACTTTCTGAATGAAGCAATAACAAGAAATAAAAAAATAAATGATTTAGGGGCTTATAGAGATGAATTAAGGTTTGATAATTATTTAGATGTAATGGTAGAGATGAAGTCACAATTGGCTGCTGTGAATTATATGTCAAAATCTGAAAGAAAAAAAGTAGGCTATAATTCTTTTGTAACTAGAGATAGAATTAACAACCTTGAGAAATCCTTAGTTTATGCAAGTGATGCAGTAGGAGATACAAAACTAGAAAAAAACTATATTGATTGGTCTGATATACAGACAGAATTAACAGAGAATGAAATTGCACTTGAAATTATTAAAATAAATGATGTTCAAGATTCTGTCTCTAAATATATTGCACTTTGTATTCACAAAAACAGTGAAGTACCTAATTTGATCGAGATTGGTGAAGCGTCTACTTTAGAAGGTATAGCATTAAAAAGCTATACAAAAACTACTTCTCCAGCTAGTAGATCACTTACTTTTAAAGGTACATCATCTACTACTGTAGACCCTTACAGTACATATTGGAAACCAATTAAATCATTCATTGATTCATTAGCAATCCCAGAACCTTCAATTATTGTAAGTAATGATGCCGTCTATAATCTATTAAGTTTAAATACCCTTAAAAATCCAAAAACAGGAAAAAATGTTATTGAGGAAGATAAAATTAGATTAGTGACCAGTACTTCTCAGGTTTTTAGATCAAAAGATCAAAAGTTTAATAATAAAGATATTCTGTTAATGGGTAATCCTGAATTTTCAACATTAGAAAGTAGAGAGGCGTTGAGTAGATCTATGGAAGAAAGTGAAGATGAAGATAGTTACTTTTTTGAATTAGATGATTTGCCTGCTACAGCAAAAGAAGTACAAAATACTGAAGAATTGTTTAAAGCAAAAAATTGGAATGTTACATCACTTACTAGAGAAAAAGCAACTGAGAATTATATTAAAAACTTAAAAACATCGCCTTCAATTTTACACATTGCTACACATGGTTTTTACATAAATCAATTGTCTAACCCAGTATCATCAAATGCTTTATTAAAATCTGGCTTATTCTTTTCAGAAATTTCTGACAGGTATACAGACGATATTAATGCAATTTATACATCTGGAAATGACGGTATACTAACAGCCTATGAAGCAAAATCATTAAATTTAAAAAACACAAGGTTAGTTATTCTTTCAGCTTGTCAGACGGGTTTAACTGATGTATCTGAAGGTGATGGAATCTCTGGATTGCAATATGCATTTAGTATAGCAGGAGCTAAGTCTATAATTATGAGTTTATGGAGTGTAGATGATAGAGCTACCCAATTATTGATGAATACTTTTTATGAAAGATGGATGTCTACCGGAAATAAAGAAATTGCTTTTAGAGAGGCTCAACTTGTTGTTAAGAAAGAATATGTAAAACCTTACTACTGGGGTGCATTTATATTGGTAAATTAGAAAAATTAATCAATTTCCTGATTGATTAATTAAAAACTATTAATAACATAAATATGACATTTAATAGCATTTTTAAGTTCTGTTTATTGTAGTTTTTGTTGTCATAATTAAATTTCAATTCATTAATTTTTTATGACTACAACGAATAAACAAGAATGAAAACTTTTGCCATATTACTTCTATTTTTTACCATAACTACAACTTTTGCTCAAAATGATTACAGAACAGATAAAGTAAAAAAACTACAAGGTGCTGTAGTAGTTAACTTTGATGTGACATTTGAAAGAAAGCTTACAAAAGAGGAAAAAAGTCAGCCTTTATTTTATAATGAGGTAATTGTTCTTTTCAATAAAGACAAGCTTGTAATGAGGAAAGTATACCCTAATCAGAGTAGGGATTTCGATATTTTTACGCTTTTAGATTATAATGAACAAAAACAATACTCTTGTAAGTTTGAGGATGCAACTAGATATGCTATTTCTAAAGATTTTGGACTTTGGCAAAGAAAAGCAAAAAAAATAGAAGGGAAAACAAAGACAATTGCGGGTATAGAATGTCAAAAATATACTTTAAAAGTGAAAGGCCAGGTAAAAGAAATCTATACTACAGAGGAGCTAGGTTTAACATATAACCATCGTTCTACAGCTAAAGGGTTTGCTTTAAAGACTGTGATTTTTGATAAAAAACTTGGCTACATAACGCTTAAAGCAAAATCTATAACACATACTTACGATGTACCTAAAAAGCATTTTTCTTTAGATGGCTTTACAATTTATACTAAAGAAGAATTCAAAGAAAGATCTGAAGAAGTGAGAGAAATAATTGCAGAAGAAAAATTTGAAAGAGTAGGCGATAAGATACCTCATTTAAAAATACTTACGTTAGACGATAAAAAAATTGATACAAGGAAGAATGCAGATCATGTTATGTTTTTTGTATTCTTTTACGAGAAGTGTAATGCTTGTAATTTTTTATACAAAACAGTTAATGAATTACAGGAGAAGTACAAAAATCAAAAAGTTGAATTTTTAGGGGTAAGTATGAATAGTGATTTTGAAACAGAAGATTTTGTAAAATTTAAAAATATAAAATTTCAAGTAGCTGGCGAAGGTAGTTACATTACTCAGCCATTGGGTATTAAAAAGTTTCCATATATCTTGATTGTAGATCCTAACAGAACAATAAGGTATGCTAAAATTGGTGGAAGTGGAAGCCCAAAGCAGGTGAAACAATTAGATGTTGAAATAGAGAAAGCATTATCCTTTCTAAATCAATAGGTTTTAAATTTAAAAGAGAATAAAATAAAAAGCCACCTTTAATTTATTGGGTTAAAGGTGGCTTTTGATGCATATAGCTAAAAAACGTTTAAGGTAATTTTATTTTAAGATAAGTAATCTTCGTCTTCTTGGCTTAAACCAGAAGCGGCTCTTTCCTTTTCTATTTGTTCTTCAATCAATAATCGTTCTTTTTCTAACCTATCTATTTCTACTTCATGAGCAGTTTTGTACTGTCCAACTTTACCTTGTATAGCATCAGTCATTACTTGATATATCGGTAAAAAATTGGGGTGAGTAGTATTTAAAGATTCTTGGTGTCGTTTTATTGTCTTGTTATCTTTTCTTATTGCAGGACCAGTTTGGCCATCAATAGGGGTATTTAAAGAAAATGCTTTTTCTACTGTTTCATCAACAAGATGTTTCAGGTCCTGAAAAGCCATTCCAGCTTCATCTGCCATTTGCGATGAAACTTCCATCAGGTAATTAGTGAAATTACAGGCAAAAACGGCAGAAATATGTAGCTTTTTTCTTTCTTCATTAGTTAAGTGAAAAACTTTAGGAGTCAATCTATGTGCTAACTCTGCAAGTCTGTCTAAAGCACCTTTAGCAGTTGCATCTATACAAATTGGTATTTGAGAAAAATCTACTGGTTTATCAAAAGAAAATGTTTGAAGTGGGTAAAAAATTCCAGTATATAAAGTACTTCCGGCAAGAGACTCTAAAGGTGTAGCTCCAGAAGTGTGCGCAAGTATTGCATTATGATTTGGTAATACAATTTGCTCAGCAACATCAGAGATGGCACTATCACTTACGGCTATTATAAAAATCTCTGAAAAACTACTTTTAAAATTTAAAGAATCTGTTGGTCTTGCATCATAAAATCTACGAGCAAGATTTCTTGCTTTCTTAATATCTCTGCTAAAGACTTCTTGAATAATAATACCATTGTCTTCTAAAGCAGTTCCTAAATGTGTGGCTACTTTTCCAGCCCCAATTAAAGTTACCCTTTTCATTATACTATAAATTCATGCCCCTTAGTTGGGATCACAACGTTTTTATATCCTAAGTTTTCTATTCGTTCTTTGAATGCAATCATTGATTCTTCTTCACCATGACTTAGGAAAATTTGTTTTATTTTGTTTTTATCTTGTTGCTTTATAAAACTTTGTAGATCATTTACATCGCCATGCCCACTAAAAGAATCTGTTTGTTCAATTTTACAATGTACTTTATGTTCTTCGCTTCCCATACGTAAGAACCCTTCATTATCTCTCAATCGAGCACCTAATGTTCCTTCCGCAGAATATCCAACCATTAAAACGGTAGCATAAGGGTTTTCCATATTGGCTTGTATATGATGTTGAATTCTACCGCCTTCTAACATTCCAGAAGAAGAAATGATAATACAAGCTTCTGTATAATTAGAAATTGCTTTACTATCATTTTGTTTTTGAGCGTATTCAATGTTTTCAAAATTAAATAAACTGTCATTATCTTCCTTAAACTCTTTCGCTTCATTATTTAAAAGATAGGAGTATCTTTCATAAATGCGATTACTCTGCATAGCAAGTGGGCTGTCAGCGAATACTTTTATTGGAGGCAATTTATTGGCCTCAAAAAGTTTATGCATTTCAAACAAAACAGCTTGCGTTCTTCCAATACTAAAAGCAGGAATAATTAAACGACCAGGCATATCAATACAAGTACGTTTTATAACATCTTGAATTTCTTTTGCAGAATCAATTATTTCAGTATGTTCTCTATTTCCATAAGTTGTTTCACAGATTACATAATCTGCTTGAGGAACAACAGCAGGATCTATTAGAAGCGGATAGTCCTTTCGTCCAATATCACCACTAAAAAGAAACGTTTTTCTTTCGTCATTTTCTTCAACTTCAATATAAACATGTGCAGCACCTAATAAATGCCCTGCAGGTAAAAATGTAACCCATAAACCGGGTTTTATATTAAACCTTCTAGAGAATTGTATTGGAACAACTTCATTCATTGTATTGTTTACATCACTTTCTGTATAAAGATTATCAGGAATAAATGTATAATGATCTATCGATTGCCCCTTGGACTTTTTCTTGTTATATGCTTTTAATTTACGTTGGTTTATTCTTGCAGAATCTTCTAATAAAATTCTTGATAAATCAGCAGTAGGAGAAGTACATAATATTTGTCCTTCATAACCTTCTTTATATAGATTGGGCAGTTTCCCCGAATGATCAAGATGAGCATGTGTAAGAAGTACTACATTTACTAATGTAGCATCGAAAGGGAAAGCTGAATTTGGGTAAATTGGATCTTTTTCTGAAAGATTAGCCATATCAATTCCACAATCAATCAACACTTGATATCCATCGTCTAAGGTTAGCAAAGTCATGCTTCCTGTTACTTGTTGTGCAGCACCCCAAAAAGTGAGTCTCATAATAATTATAAAAAATGATTGTGTAAATACAACTCTAAGTTAGTATGTAAACAGTTTAGAAATAAGTTTTAAATTATAATTTTTTCTAGATTTTGAAAAACAGTAAAATAAATTTCTAAACAATGTTTAGCAATGAATTGTTTGTAAAGCAGTTAAATAATTGACCATGAAAATGCTATGTTTATCAAATTCTTTTATTTGAAATATTTTTCAAAAATTTAATGCGATTAAAAATTATTCTATTGCATCAAGAATTTAATAATTTAAACTTGATTATTTGTCGTTACCTATCAAAAGCTTATTTAATTCTTTAATTAGTACATTTTTCTTAAAAAGAGAAGTGTATTAAACCCTAATACAACTTGTTTGTAGCGTAATATTTTTTAGAATAATAAAATATTTTATGATTGTAAAAAACATGTTTATATTTGAAGTCAACTTTAATCATTACTCAATTTTTTATCTAGATGAGAAACATACTATTTTTATCCGTTTTACTTTTTTCATTTTTCTCTTGTTCTCCTCAGAGTGAATCTGTTATAGGAAAATACAAAGGAACCATACCTTGTGCAGATTGTTCTGGAATAAAGACTGGTATTGTATTAACAAAAGATTCAACGTTCATGTTAACTTCAGAATATATGGGTAAGTCTGATAGAATTAAAATGGAGAGAGGTACATTTACTGTAGAAAATAATGTGGTGAAATTAAAAGGAAGAAAGCATGGTGCTTTTTTATATTTATTTGCTAACGGAAATTTACAACAGCTTGATTTAAAAGGAAATAAAATTAACGGTAAAATGTCTGACATGTATATTTTGGAACGTCAATAAAAAAATATAACTTTAGAAGACAAAACTAAGGTTATATTAATGTGACTGACGTGGCGAAGCCATGCCAAAAATAATATTACTCCAATTCAATTTATCTGGTTACTATCATACAATTCTTTAATCTATAAAAAACATGAACAAGGCTAACAACTCTTACTTTACAACTCTTGACCATGGGTCAAATTGTTGTCTTTCCATATAGTTCTGCCACTGTACAACCAACATTTTCTCGATACTACCTTTAGTGATCGGTTGGAAACCAAAGTCGTAGCAGAAATAATAAATTCCCTTATTCGTTTTATAGAAGTGAGTGAAATAGTTAAAATTAAATCCTAATTCACTTGCTAAATTTTTGCGTATTGTACCATATCCATTTGGCACAAGTTGTTTGAGTATCTTATTGTTTTTCTTTAAGATCTCTTGGTGTATAGTTATGCCATTATTTTTAACCTTACGAAGATTGTAATTATAGGTTGCTCTACAAGATTCTGAGCAAAATTTTCTATCACTTCGTCCTTTAATAATTTTTGTATTACAAGCTAAGCAAGTCTTATGTATCATTGTAAGCAGAGATTTATTTTTAGTTATTAGAATCGTTAATAAGAAAGTTACTAATGTATTTCAATATATAAAAGACTATTACTGAAAATTATACTAGAATATTATTTATAAATGGGTGTATCAGACTAACCCTCTCTTTTTATCTAAAACCACTTTTAAAATGGAAAACAACAATCAATTACTAGAAGAAGCAAACTTAGAAAGAAATCAAAAAAAAGCAGCCGAAGAAAAGCTCTTACATTTTATGGAGCAAATAAAGATGGACCAAAATTTACCAATGGCCTTTATTGGAGGTTTACTTGCTGCTGTTATTGGCGGTATGGCATGGGCTGCAATAACGGTAGCAACTGACTATCAAATTGGCTATATGGCTGTAGCAGTAGGGTTGTTGGTTGGTTACACAACTAGATTATTTGGCAAAGGAGTAGATCAGATATTTGGCATTCTTGGTGCAGCATTAGCATTACTTGGTTGTATTTTGGGTAATTTTATGACCATCATATGGTTAGTAGCAAATGAGCAAGGCTTATCAATTGTAGAAACACTTACTTTAATTGACTT encodes:
- a CDS encoding CHAT domain-containing protein, which produces MKNLLLIISLLFCAVQFCNATSTINNERLYVDSLTTLQQSGRLIEAKELSIQWINKIKEQHGEVSVQLVVPLIFSSKLGIGRREYKLSIHHLEEAIAIMNKTTGWLYPDYGLALNLLILCKTQQHDLFGALGYLNEVEVIYQKTLSTEHIDYGYTILNKALIEQLKGNFLNAEGFFFDALEFNEIQYNTSGRVFIQTEWIKVLLADLYVQWYKPKEATELLKMVDKAVVDLNQLDSPLYAQVVLTYGDAMMLKENFDIALSYYNKFEKNIAITLGKSHPWYFIGLHKIAKVYKRQSKFETAKRLLVNIEGHYNPEFFDKNEFTEVLLDLAKININQGYIQNAEDYLAKIQTTNYDKRSLKYYYLSLKGKLSFMKGDYIDSELHVTELISLIRQEKVYYSPHYNTAVVTLVDLDLILGRLEDAKKAASTELNFLTKREMSNSIDFIKIVLSDISAALALEDTVGALVRIENCEKLILEKCQKYHYLMVRVNYLKGIYFTLRNELDKAQEAYALALTISQKLGIQSGEYYSLIIIDAIANILVDKGELDNALEQYNKLTNSFSEASIYQPALLGRIAYIKALKGEMRQAEKIIIKATNMRFSQYEKNLKFSSEDEKIQYIHNTKKVFSFFFTIFIMQGDNVSDAMLSQCYNIQLNYRKYFLNEAITRNKKINDLGAYRDELRFDNYLDVMVEMKSQLAAVNYMSKSERKKVGYNSFVTRDRINNLEKSLVYASDAVGDTKLEKNYIDWSDIQTELTENEIALEIIKINDVQDSVSKYIALCIHKNSEVPNLIEIGEASTLEGIALKSYTKTTSPASRSLTFKGTSSTTVDPYSTYWKPIKSFIDSLAIPEPSIIVSNDAVYNLLSLNTLKNPKTGKNVIEEDKIRLVTSTSQVFRSKDQKFNNKDILLMGNPEFSTLESREALSRSMEESEDEDSYFFELDDLPATAKEVQNTEELFKAKNWNVTSLTREKATENYIKNLKTSPSILHIATHGFYINQLSNPVSSNALLKSGLFFSEISDRYTDDINAIYTSGNDGILTAYEAKSLNLKNTRLVILSACQTGLTDVSEGDGISGLQYAFSIAGAKSIIMSLWSVDDRATQLLMNTFYERWMSTGNKEIAFREAQLVVKKEYVKPYYWGAFILVN
- a CDS encoding TlpA family protein disulfide reductase yields the protein MKTFAILLLFFTITTTFAQNDYRTDKVKKLQGAVVVNFDVTFERKLTKEEKSQPLFYNEVIVLFNKDKLVMRKVYPNQSRDFDIFTLLDYNEQKQYSCKFEDATRYAISKDFGLWQRKAKKIEGKTKTIAGIECQKYTLKVKGQVKEIYTTEELGLTYNHRSTAKGFALKTVIFDKKLGYITLKAKSITHTYDVPKKHFSLDGFTIYTKEEFKERSEEVREIIAEEKFERVGDKIPHLKILTLDDKKIDTRKNADHVMFFVFFYEKCNACNFLYKTVNELQEKYKNQKVEFLGVSMNSDFETEDFVKFKNIKFQVAGEGSYITQPLGIKKFPYILIVDPNRTIRYAKIGGSGSPKQVKQLDVEIEKALSFLNQ
- a CDS encoding Rossmann-like and DUF2520 domain-containing protein; the encoded protein is MKRVTLIGAGKVATHLGTALEDNGIIIQEVFSRDIKKARNLARRFYDARPTDSLNFKSSFSEIFIIAVSDSAISDVAEQIVLPNHNAILAHTSGATPLESLAGSTLYTGIFYPLQTFSFDKPVDFSQIPICIDATAKGALDRLAELAHRLTPKVFHLTNEERKKLHISAVFACNFTNYLMEVSSQMADEAGMAFQDLKHLVDETVEKAFSLNTPIDGQTGPAIRKDNKTIKRHQESLNTTHPNFLPIYQVMTDAIQGKVGQYKTAHEVEIDRLEKERLLIEEQIEKERAASGLSQEDEDYLS
- a CDS encoding MBL fold metallo-hydrolase RNA specificity domain-containing protein: MRLTFWGAAQQVTGSMTLLTLDDGYQVLIDCGIDMANLSEKDPIYPNSAFPFDATLVNVVLLTHAHLDHSGKLPNLYKEGYEGQILCTSPTADLSRILLEDSARINQRKLKAYNKKKSKGQSIDHYTFIPDNLYTESDVNNTMNEVVPIQFSRRFNIKPGLWVTFLPAGHLLGAAHVYIEVEENDERKTFLFSGDIGRKDYPLLIDPAVVPQADYVICETTYGNREHTEIIDSAKEIQDVIKRTCIDMPGRLIIPAFSIGRTQAVLFEMHKLFEANKLPPIKVFADSPLAMQSNRIYERYSYLLNNEAKEFKEDNDSLFNFENIEYAQKQNDSKAISNYTEACIIISSSGMLEGGRIQHHIQANMENPYATVLMVGYSAEGTLGARLRDNEGFLRMGSEEHKVHCKIEQTDSFSGHGDVNDLQSFIKQQDKNKIKQIFLSHGEEESMIAFKERIENLGYKNVVIPTKGHEFIV
- a CDS encoding copper resistance protein NlpE, producing the protein MRNILFLSVLLFSFFSCSPQSESVIGKYKGTIPCADCSGIKTGIVLTKDSTFMLTSEYMGKSDRIKMERGTFTVENNVVKLKGRKHGAFLYLFANGNLQQLDLKGNKINGKMSDMYILERQ
- a CDS encoding DUF2116 family Zn-ribbon domain-containing protein, translating into MIHKTCLACNTKIIKGRSDRKFCSESCRATYNYNLRKVKNNGITIHQEILKKNNKILKQLVPNGYGTIRKNLASELGFNFNYFTHFYKTNKGIYYFCYDFGFQPITKGSIEKMLVVQWQNYMERQQFDPWSRVVK